In Arcanobacterium canis, the sequence GAAGAATATTTCCCCATTCCTTTGCCCAGAGCTTCTCAAGGCTCTTGCGGAAATGGGGCATGGCGACGAAATTACTTTGGCGGACGCGCACTATCCCCGGTTCGGTAGCGCGGATGTCGTGATTCGCGCCGACGGCGTCGAGATTCCGCAACTCCTCGAAGGAATTCTTCAGCTCATCCCGCTGGATCAGTACAACACCTGGCAGTATGCGCTGATGTCAACCGTGGGTGACGATCCGGAGCCAACGATCTGGGAAACCTATGAGCGGATCGTCTCTCGCACAGAGCCCCAGGCGCAAGCGCACTTCTTCGAGCGCTTCGATTTCTATGAGGCTGCACGACGATCACATGTCACTGTACTCACGGGTGAAACTGCGCAGTACGGGAATATCATCCTCAAGAAAGGGGTAGTGTTGCCGGAATAGTTGATCACTCGGCAATTGAGGGTGTCGCTTTCTTTGAGGTGAGGTGAGCGTGGCGCGTTGGCGCGCCACGCTCACCTGCATCCATGTAGTTGGCGATTCATCGATGATTATCAC encodes:
- a CDS encoding RbsD/FucU family protein, yielding MLKNISPFLCPELLKALAEMGHGDEITLADAHYPRFGSADVVIRADGVEIPQLLEGILQLIPLDQYNTWQYALMSTVGDDPEPTIWETYERIVSRTEPQAQAHFFERFDFYEAARRSHVTVLTGETAQYGNIILKKGVVLPE